In the Streptomyces coeruleoprunus genome, GCCCGGGCCCTGCACGCGCCGATGTTCGACAGTCCCACCACCGACAAGCGCGGCCGTGCCAATTTCGCCCGCTACCACTTCCTCGACCCTGGCTCCCAGGACTTCTTCGTGGACTGGGAGGCCGGTGCCGCCGCCACCGTCGCGTTGCTGCGGGCCGAGGCCGGGCGTGAACCGCATGATCGGGCCCTGCGCGAGCTGATCGGCGAGCTGTCCACCCTCAGCGCCGACTTCCGCACCATGTGGGCCGCGCACGACGTCCGTATCCGCCACGAGGGCATCAAGCGGCTGCAACACCCCGAGGTTGGCTCCCTGGAGCTGACCTACCAGGCTCTGGACCTGCCCGTGTCGCAGCGAGCTGTGCACGGCCTGAGCCTCTACACCGCCGAACCGGGCAGCACCTCCGAGGACCACCTCAAGCTCCTCGCAAGCCTGGCGGCGACCCGCTCCCGGGCGGCAGAGCCCACTGACCGACCCAGCTGAGCGGCCTGTCGCCCAGGCCGTCCCGAAGTTCAGACGGTCTTGACGAACTCAGTGGATTGACGCGGCGACACGGATGTCCGGGAGGTGCCGGTGTGCCGAGCCTTCCGCGCTACGACGCACACGCTGCGGCATGGGGGGTCGAGGTTGTACCCCCCATAAACCCGACCTGCCACGCCCGGCGCGGAAGCGGTTCTCTGGAATCGCGCCTCGGTCACGACAGCACCGACCGTCGCGCCTTTCCCCCCGATCGGATATGAGGTCCACTCCATGGAACGTCGCAAAGCGCTCGGACTGATCGCCGCCACCGGCGCCGCCACCGCCGCCTCCTTCACGGCTCTGCCCGCCTTCGGTTCGCAGACCGGCCGCACCACCGGCGCCGCAGGACGGGGCAAGGCCACGGCCAAGGGCGGCTACACCTTCGCGCTGGACAAGAACGTCAAGCGGACCTCCGTGCGGTTCAAGAACCGCTACGGCATCGAGGTCGCCGGTGACCTCTACATACCGAAGAACGCGACGGGCAAGCTGCCCGCCCTGGCGGTCAGCGGCCCGTTCGGCGCGGTCAAGGAGCAGTCCTCCGGCCTGTACGCCAACGAATTCGCCCGCCGCGGCTACGTCGCCCTCGCCTTCGACCCCTCCTTCACGGGAGAGAGCGGCGGCGGCGTCCGCGACGTGGGCTCGCCCGACATCTACACCGAGGACTTCAGCGCCGCCGTCGACTTCCTCGGCCTGCAGAAGATCGTCGACCGCGAGCGGATCGGCCTGCAGGCCATCTGCGGCCTGAGCGGCATGGCACTGACCGCCGCGGCTGCGGACAGCCGTATCAAGGCGGTCGCCACGGCCGCGATGTACGACATGTCGCGCAGCATGTCCCGCGGCCACGAGGACTACTACACGCGTGAGCAGCGCCAGAAGGTCGTGGACCACCTCAGCCGGCAGCGCTGGATCGACGCCGAGAACGGCACCTACGCGCGGCTCTCCCACGAGGTCCCCTTCGACGAGAACGGCAACGTCGCCCCCTCGAACCGCGTCCTGCCCAAGACCCTTCCGGCGGACGCCGACCCGATCACAAAGATCTTCTACGACTATTACCGCACCGAGCGCGGCTACCACCCGCGCTCGATCAACTCCACCACCGCGTGGACCGGGACCACGCCGATGTCGTTCTTCGCCTTCCGGCAGATGACGAACATCGACATGCTGGCGCCCCGCAAGGCCCTCCTGGTGGCCGGCGCCGACGCGCACTCGCGCTACTACTCCGAGGACGTCCACAAGACGGCCCCCGACACCGTCGACCTCGTGATCGTCCCGGGCGCGGACCACGTCGACCTGTACGACCGCAAGGACCTCATCCCCTTCGACACCCTGGACGAGTTCTTCACCAAGAACCTCACCTGACCGGAGGCGCTCCCCGTCAGGCCGGTACCGTCACCGGTCTGGCGGGGAGCCCCCATGGCGCAAGCGGCCTCTCGGGAACGCTCTCGACGCGGACGTCACCGGCGCCGTAAAGGCAGATTCGGTAGGCCGGGTTGGGGTCTGGCGCCAGACCTGGTCCGGGAGGAAGGGTGCCCGGGGTGCCGAACCAGCTGCGGCGCCATGTGACGATACGACTGGGGACCGCCACCCGTGTTCCCGTGGTGTTCCCAGGGATCTGGGCATGACGAAGGGCTGACCTGTTTCCACAGGCCAGCCCTTGATCATTCAGGGTGAGTAACGGGACTCGAACCCGCGACATCCTGGACCACAACCAGGTGCTCTACCAGCTGAGCTATACCCACCGCGACCGGTCTTCTTCCCGACCGGCCGAGAAAAAGTGTACAGGGTCCGAGAGGGTGCTCGCGCCACCGTTTCCGCGGGCCCCGTCCCGGGGCCTATTTCGGGGGCTCGGGGGGCAGGACGTGGCGGGCCGCGATGGCCTTGGCGGCGTCGGAGTCCGGGCCGGGCTGCGGAACGAAGATCGCCTCGCGGTAGTAGCGCAGCTCGGCGATGGACTCGCGGATGTCGGAGAGCGCCCGGTGGTTGCCGTTCTTCTCCGGACTGTTGAAGTAGGCCCTCGGGAACCAGCGGCGGGCCAGCTCCTTGACCGAGGAGACGTCGACGATCCGGTAGTGGAGGTAGTCCTCCAGCGTCGGCATGTCACGGGAGAGGAAGCCGCGGTCGGTGCCGACCGAGTTGCCGCACAGCGGGGCCTTGCCGGGCTCCTTGACGTGCTGGCGCACGTACGCCATGACCTGTTCCTCCGCGTCGGCGAGGGTCGTGCCGCCCGCGAGTTCGTCGAGGAGCCCGGAGGCGGTGTGCATCTCGCGCACCACGTCCGGCATGGTCTCCAGGGCCGCGTCCGGCGGGCGGATCACGATGTCCACGCCCTCGCCGAGCACGTTCAGGTCCGAGTCGGTGACCAGCGCGGCCACCTCGATGAGTGCGTCGTCCGTCAGCGAGAGCCCGGTCATCTCGCAGTCGATCCACACCATGCGATCGTTCATGCGTCCTACCTTAGAGGGACCGCGGGGGACGGGGGCGGTCTCGTGTACCCCCCTCCCCGGCGGTCCCTCAGGGACGTGCGGTGCGAGCGCCTACGGGGCGCTGCGCTGGCCCGGCAGCGTCGCGGCCCGGCCGGGCGTGAACGCGTCCGAGTGCGGCTTGCCCGGGTCGTGCCCGGCCCCGGCCGCCGCCGTCGGGCGCCGCATCCCCGGCCCGCCCATCGGGGACGTGCCCTGCGGCGGCAGGACGGCCTCGGCCACCGACGGCGGCGCCGTGTCGCCCTGCGGGCGCCGGGCCCGGTAGGCGGCCCGGTACGCGGCCGGCGACGAGCCGAGCTGGCGGCGGAAGTGCCCGCGCAGCGCGACCGGCGAGCGGAAGCCGCAGCGGCCGGCGACCTCGTCGACCGAGTAGTCGGAGGTCTCCAGGAGCCGCTGTGCCTGGAGCACCCGCTGGGTGATCAGCCACTGGAGCGGCGCGCTCCCGGTGAGCGAGCGGAACCTGCGGTCGAAGGTCCGCCTGCTCATGTACGCCCGGGCGGCGAGCGTCTCCACGTCGAACTGCTCGTGGAGGTGCTCCAGCGCCCACGCGACGACCTCGGCGAGCGGATCCGCACCGATCTCCTCGGGGAGGGACCGGTCCAGATAGCGCTCCTGGCCGCCGCTGCGGCGTGGTGGCACGACGAGCCGCCGGGCGAGTGCCCCGGCCGCCTCCGTG is a window encoding:
- the orn gene encoding oligoribonuclease: MNDRMVWIDCEMTGLSLTDDALIEVAALVTDSDLNVLGEGVDIVIRPPDAALETMPDVVREMHTASGLLDELAGGTTLADAEEQVMAYVRQHVKEPGKAPLCGNSVGTDRGFLSRDMPTLEDYLHYRIVDVSSVKELARRWFPRAYFNSPEKNGNHRALSDIRESIAELRYYREAIFVPQPGPDSDAAKAIAARHVLPPEPPK
- a CDS encoding helix-turn-helix transcriptional regulator; protein product: MDDQRDHRAEIRDFLASRRAKITPERAGLPTSGRRRVPGLRREEVAVLAGVSTEWYTRLEKGHISGVSEDVLAAVAQALQLDEDERTYLFDLARAARPARRTPSRRRDVETPPRVQWLLDSITMSAAFVRNGRLDVVATNPLARALHAPMFDSPTTDKRGRANFARYHFLDPGSQDFFVDWEAGAAATVALLRAEAGREPHDRALRELIGELSTLSADFRTMWAAHDVRIRHEGIKRLQHPEVGSLELTYQALDLPVSQRAVHGLSLYTAEPGSTSEDHLKLLASLAATRSRAAEPTDRPS
- a CDS encoding alpha/beta hydrolase translates to MERRKALGLIAATGAATAASFTALPAFGSQTGRTTGAAGRGKATAKGGYTFALDKNVKRTSVRFKNRYGIEVAGDLYIPKNATGKLPALAVSGPFGAVKEQSSGLYANEFARRGYVALAFDPSFTGESGGGVRDVGSPDIYTEDFSAAVDFLGLQKIVDRERIGLQAICGLSGMALTAAAADSRIKAVATAAMYDMSRSMSRGHEDYYTREQRQKVVDHLSRQRWIDAENGTYARLSHEVPFDENGNVAPSNRVLPKTLPADADPITKIFYDYYRTERGYHPRSINSTTAWTGTTPMSFFAFRQMTNIDMLAPRKALLVAGADAHSRYYSEDVHKTAPDTVDLVIVPGADHVDLYDRKDLIPFDTLDEFFTKNLT
- a CDS encoding helix-turn-helix domain-containing protein, whose protein sequence is MSQDSAAPETGRKLSGRRRREVVAVMLFSGGPIFESSIPLSVFGIDRQDAGVPRYRLLVCAGEEGPLRTTGGLELSAPYGLEAISRAGTVVVPAWRSITSPPPAEALDALRRAHEEGARIVGLCTGAFVLAAAGLLDGRPATTHWMYAPTLAKRYPSVHVDPRELFVDDGDVLTSAGTAAGIDLCLHIVRTDHGTEAAGALARRLVVPPRRSGGQERYLDRSLPEEIGADPLAEVVAWALEHLHEQFDVETLAARAYMSRRTFDRRFRSLTGSAPLQWLITQRVLQAQRLLETSDYSVDEVAGRCGFRSPVALRGHFRRQLGSSPAAYRAAYRARRPQGDTAPPSVAEAVLPPQGTSPMGGPGMRRPTAAAGAGHDPGKPHSDAFTPGRAATLPGQRSAP